The genomic interval CGTTCGTAAGCCGAAGCTTACGAAACCACTTTCACAAGATAGGACACTTTATTGATCATGCCACGCACAGATGGAGTGTCTTGCAATTCGGAAACCGAATTAACACGACGCAAACCCAACCCGCGAACTGTCGCACGATGTGTTTCACGCGTGCCGATCAAACCTTTGATCAATTGTACTTTTACAGTCTTTGTCATCATGATCACCTTAGCCGAGAATATCTTCAACGGATTTGCCGCGTTTAGCAGCGATTTCCGATGGAGTGTTCATTTTTGCCAGACCATTCAACGTGGCGCGAACCAGGTTGTAAGGATTGGTGGAACCGTTGGACTTAGCCACAACGTTCGTGATACCCATCACTTCAAAAATAGCGCGCATAGGACCGCCAGCGATAACACCAGTACCTTCTTTAGCTGGAGCCATCAGAACTGATGAGGCGCCATGCTTGCCGGTCAAAGTGTGCTGTAAAGTACCGTTCTTAAGCGTTACTTTAATCATCTTGCGACGGGCTTCTTCCATAGCCTTTTGCACTGCAACTGGCACTTCTTTCGATTTGCCCTTGCCCATGCCAATACGGCCATCGCCATCACCAACAACAGCCAATGCTGCGAATCCCATGATACGACCACCCTTAACCACTTTGGTTACACGGTTGACCGCAATCATTTTTTCGCGCATGCCATCATCTGGCTTATCGCTTTGCATTTTCGATTGCATTTTTGCCATGACGATTTTCCCTTAGAACTTCAGACCAGCTTCACGTGCGGCATCTGCCAACACTTTGACGCGGCCATGATAACGGAAACCGGAGCGATCAAACGCAACTTCGGTAACCCCTGCTTTCAATGCCTTCTCAGCGACGCGCTTGCCAACCAGCGATGCAGCAGAAGTATTCCCGCCTTTGCCAGACTGACCAGCCAACTCTTGGCGCACTTCAGCTTCTAGTGTCGAGGCCGAAGCCAGCACTTTTGCGTCAGGGCCAATGATGCTAGCGTAGATATGCAAGTTAGTACGATGCACTGCTAGGCGTGTCACCTTTAACTCTGCGATCTTGGCACGCGTTTGGCGTGAGCGGCGCAGACGTGATTGTTTCTTATCCATCGTCAACCCCTATTACTTCTTCTTGGTTTCTTTAAGGATTACCACTTCGTCCGAGTAACGAACGCCCTTGCCTTTATATGGCTCAGGTTTGCGGTAAGCACGAACTTCTGCAGCAACCTGACCAACACGTTGCTTGTCGATACCCTTGATCAGGATCTCGGTTTGCGTCGGTGTTTCGCACTTCACGCCTTCAGGCATTTGGTGAGCAACAGGATGCGAGAAACCGAGCGACAAATTCAACTTATCGCCTTGCGCTTGCGCACGAAAACCAACGCCTACCAAGTTCAGCTTCTTTTCGAAGCCCTTAGTAACACCGGTAACCATATTGTTGACCAGCGCACGTAATGTGCCGGACATCGCATTGGCTTCGCGACTATCATTCGCCGCAGCGAAATTAAGTGTGCCGTTGTTGTTTTCGATAGTCACCAATCCTGTTAAGGATTGGAACAGTGTGCCCAATGGGCCTTTTACTACGATCTGCTCTGCAGTGATGGTCGCTTCCGCGCCAGCTGGCAGTGCAATCGGCATTTTACCTACACGT from Glaciimonas sp. PCH181 carries:
- the rpmD gene encoding 50S ribosomal protein L30, yielding MMTKTVKVQLIKGLIGTRETHRATVRGLGLRRVNSVSELQDTPSVRGMINKVSYLVKVVS
- the rpsE gene encoding 30S ribosomal protein S5 codes for the protein MAKMQSKMQSDKPDDGMREKMIAVNRVTKVVKGGRIMGFAALAVVGDGDGRIGMGKGKSKEVPVAVQKAMEEARRKMIKVTLKNGTLQHTLTGKHGASSVLMAPAKEGTGVIAGGPMRAIFEVMGITNVVAKSNGSTNPYNLVRATLNGLAKMNTPSEIAAKRGKSVEDILG
- the rplR gene encoding 50S ribosomal protein L18; the protein is MDKKQSRLRRSRQTRAKIAELKVTRLAVHRTNLHIYASIIGPDAKVLASASTLEAEVRQELAGQSGKGGNTSAASLVGKRVAEKALKAGVTEVAFDRSGFRYHGRVKVLADAAREAGLKF
- the rplF gene encoding 50S ribosomal protein L6, whose protein sequence is MSRVGKMPIALPAGAEATITAEQIVVKGPLGTLFQSLTGLVTIENNNGTLNFAAANDSREANAMSGTLRALVNNMVTGVTKGFEKKLNLVGVGFRAQAQGDKLNLSLGFSHPVAHQMPEGVKCETPTQTEILIKGIDKQRVGQVAAEVRAYRKPEPYKGKGVRYSDEVVILKETKKK